The sequence GAGCAACTGCTCAGTATCAACCGGCTTGGTAATATAGTCAGACGCACCGGCTTCCAAGCTTTTTTCCCGATCACCTTTCATGGCTTTAGCCGTGAGGGCGATCATCGGGAGAGAGCGGAATTTAGAAATTTGGCGGATATGGCGCATGGCTTCATACCCATCCATTGTTGGCATCATCACATCCATCAAGACAACATCAATGTCCGGTATTGTTTGCAACTTAGAAATGCCATCAGCCCCGCTTTCGGCATTTAAGACGTGCATTTGATGGCGCTCTAACATACTGGTTAGCGCGAAGATATTGCGGACATCGTCATCTACGATCAAGACTTTTTTGCCGACCAGAAGCGGGTCTATTTGATACAGCTTTTCAATCATTTGCCGTTTGGGTTCGGGCAAATTCTCTTGAACCCGGTGTAGGAACAAAGCCGTTTCATTAAACAGACTTTCTGGCGAACTCAAGACTTTAATGATGATGCTTTCAGAAATCCGCTTGAGTTCCAATGCTTGCTGTTCAGTTAAGGTTTTCTCGGTGTAAACGATAATGGGCAGAGGGACACCAGCGCCTGAGCCGGCGGTCAACTCCTGAGTGATCTGCTCAATCAGTTCCAACCCGTTCATATCAGGTAGATCCAAATCGATGACCACACAATCGTAGGGCCGGCCTACAGCATCATCCGTCCCGACTTTTAGAGCTGAGAGCGCCTCCTCACCCGTTCCCGCTACAGTGGTGACGACGTCGCTGTTGCCGATCAATTCGACAATATTTTGACGCTGATTTTCGTTAACAACCACCACCAGCAAGTTCTTCACCGGACGCTCAACAAAACGTTTGATATTCACCAACCCCTCAACCAGCGCCTCGCTGCTAACAGGCTTTTGCAGATAAGCCAGCGCTCCCATTTTCAACCCCCGCTGCCGCGCCGCCTCAACCGTGAGGATATGAACCGGGATATGACGAGTTGCCGGGTTATGCTTTAAACGATCAAGAACCGTCCAGCCGTCCATTCCTGGCAGCCGGATATCGAGCATGATGGCGTGGGGTTGAAGTTCCTGGGCCATCGTCAAGCCGCTTTCGCTACGCAATGCCACAAGCCCTTTAAAGCCGACCTGTCGTGCCAGATCTAAGAGGATACGGGCGAAGTTCATGTCGTCCTCCACAATCAACAGCATCTGATCGCCGGGTTGAATATTATCGCGATCGTCACTTAGTTGCTGCGAGATCGCGAAGGAGGAAGGATCGTTGTTGAAGCCTTGCAGGGATTCTGAGTCAGGAGCGCCGTTAGAGGTAGAATTCTCTTTACTCGGGGCGCGAAGCAACGGGGCTTCCTCCTTACGCTTATCTGGATTCCATTGCCGGAATTGTGCGAGATTGCTGCTACGCCCTCCGTCGGAATCGCGCCGCTCCAGCGATAGGTAGTGCAAGTCTTCAGGCTTGGGAGGGTTCACCGGCGGCATATAGGTTTGGGGCAAGTAGAGGGTGAAGGTACTGCCGTGGCCGAGGCTGCTAACTAAGACAATTTCTCCGCCGAGGAGTCGGGCGATTTCGCGGCTGATGGACAAGCCCAAGCCGGTGCCGCCATATTTGCGGCTGGTGGTGCCATCTGCCTGCTGGAACGCTTCAAAAATGACTTTTTGTTTTTCGGGGGCGATGCCGATGCCGGTGTCCATCACGGCGAAAGCGACGACAGTCTGGGCGCGATTTAATGTTTCCTGCTCAGGACTCCATCCCTGGATAGCTTGCTCTACTCGCAACCGCACCTCTCCAGAGTCTGTAAATTTAAAGGCGTTGGAGAGCAAATTTTTCAGCACTTGCTGCAAGCGTTTCGAGTCGGTATAGATCGCCCTCGGCAGCTTCTCATCAAAAACAAGGCTGAAGCTCAAGCCCTTATCCTGGGCGACTTGACGGAACGTGCGCTCCATCTGGTTGGACAAATCTGTAAACAGCAGCGGATCAATTTCCACTGACATGGTTCCGGATTCAATTTTGGCCAAATCGAGGATGTCATTAATCAAGCCCAGCAGATCGGTGCCGGCAGAATGAATGGTGCGGGTGTATTCCACCTGCTTGGGGCTAAGATTGCCATCGGCGTTATCTGAAAGCAGTCGGGCTAAAATTAACAAGCTATTGAGCGGCGTCCGCAACTCGTGCGACATATTCGCCAAAAACTCTGACTTGTATTTAGAAGTAAGCGCCAACTGTTCGGCTTTCTCCTCCACAGACTGCCTCGCCTGTTCAATCTCACCATTCTTGCGTTCAACTTCCCGGTTTTGATCGGACAGCAACCGCGCCTTTTCTTCGAGTTCTTCGTTGGTTTGCTGCAACTGTTCCTGCTGGTTTTTCAGCAGTTCCTCAGAAGCTTTCAATGATTGAGCTTGCTGTTCTAATCGCTTGTTCGTCTCTGTCAGTTCTTTCTGCTGGGTTTGCAGTTCTTCTGCCAGTGCTGTGGACTGTTTGAGTAATTCCTCAGTCCGCATACTGGCGGCGATTGTATTGAGCACGATGGCAATACTTTCCGTGAGCTGATCGAAGAACGTCAGGTGAATCTCACTAAAGCGGCGGAACGAGGCTAATTCAATCACCGCCGTCACTTGCCCCTCAAACAACACCGGCAGCACAACGGCATTAAGCGGCGTCGATTCCCCTAAACCAGAGCTGATCTTGATATAGTCGTTCGGCACCTCAGTTAGCAGAATTCGTTCCCGCTCCAAAGCACACTGTCCGACTAACCCTTCACCCAAGTGGAACTGATTTGCCAGATGCTTGCGCTCACGATAAGCATAAGTGCTGAGGAGTTTCAAAAAGGGTTGATGCGTGATCCCGGCTTCCATGAGGTAGAACACCCCATGTTGAGCGGAAACCAAAGGAGCCAATTCTGAGAGGATGAGTTTGGAAACCGTCTCCAAGTCTCGCTGACCCTGTAGCATCCGGGTAAACTTAGCCAAATTGGTCTTCAACCAGTCTTGCTCAGTGTTTTTCTGCGTTGTTTCTCGCAGGTTGGCAATCATCTGGTTGATGTTGTCTTTAAGGACGGCCACCTCGCCTTCGGCTTGGACGTTAATGGTTCGGGTCAAATCGCCCTTCGTCACGGCGGTTGCAATTTCAGCAATCGTTCGGATCTGGGTGGTTAAATTCGCTGCCAGTTCGTTCACGTTGTCTGTCAGCGCCCTCCAGGTTCCCGCAGCACCCGGCACTTTGGCCTGACCACCCAGTTTGCCTTCAATGCCCACTTCTCGCGCTACTGTAGTAACTTGATCGGCAAACGTCGCCAGCGTGTCGATCATCTCGTTGATCGTGTCGGCTAAGGTTTCAATTTCCCCCTTTGCCTCTAGCATCAGTTTCCGCTTCAAGTCACCATTAGCAACTGCCGTGACCACGCGGGCAATGCCTCGCACTTGGGCTGTCAGATTGCCGGCCATTGAGTTCACGTTGTCGGTAAGGTCTTTCCAGGTGCCGGCGACGCCCTTGACATCTGCCTGACCGCCTAATTTCCCTTCCGAACCAACTTCTCGCGCCACCCGTGTAACTTCTGAAGCAAACGAGCTGAGCTGATCCACCATAACGTTAATGGTGTTCTTCAGATCCAAAATCTCGCCTTTGACATCAACGGTAATCTTCTTAGAAAGGTCGCCGTTTGCCACCGCTTTGGTTACTTCGGCAATATTCCGCACCTGGGCTGTGAGGTTACCGGCCATCGAGTTCACGTTGTCGGTTAAGTCTTTCCAGGTGCCGGCAACGCCCTTAACATACGCCTGCACACCCAATTTGCCCTCGGTTCCCACCTCTCGCGCCACCCGCGTGACTTCCGAGGCAAACGAGCTGAGCTGATCCACCATGATGTTTATGGTGTTTTTCAGCTCTAAAATTTCACCTTTAACGTCAACCGTAATTTTCTTAGACAGATCCCCGTTTGCTACAGCCGTCGTCACTTCCGCAATATTCCGCACCTGGGCTGTGAGATTACCGGCCATTGAGTTAACGCTGTCGGTTAAGTCTTTCCAGGTGCCGGCTACCCCTCGAACTTCCGCTTGTACGCCTAATTTCCCTTCGGTTCCCACCTCTCGCGCCACCCGCGTGACTTCTGAAGCGAAGGAGTTGAGCTGATCCACCATAACGTTGACGGTGTTTTTCAGCTCTAAAATTTCCCCTTTAACATCAACCGTAATCTTCTTAGAAAGGTCGCCGTTAGCTACAGCCGTCGTTACAGCCGCAATGTTTCGCACTTGCGCGGTTAATGAGCCGGCCATGAAATTCACGCTATCGGTTAAATCTTTCCAGGTGCCGGCGACTCCGCGCACATCTGCCTGACCGCCTAATTTCCCTTCCGAACCCACCTCTCGCGCCACCCGTGTTACTTCCGAGGCAAACGAGCTGAGCTGATCCACCATGACGTTGATCGTGTTTTTCAGCTCTAAAATTTCACCTTTCACCTGTACGGTAATTTTCTTGGAGAGGTCGCCATTTGCGATTGCGGTTGCCACCTCCGCAATGTTCCGCACCTGGGCTGTCAGGTTACCGGCCATTGAGTTCACGTTGTCGGTTAAGTCTTTCCAGGTGCCGGCGACGCCTCGGACTTCCGCTTGCACGCCTAATTTCCCTTCGGTTCCCACCTCTCGCGCCACCCGTGTTACTTCCGAGGCAAACGAGCTAAGCTGATCCACCATGACGTTGATCGTGTTTTTCAGCTCTAAAATTTCACCTTTAACGTCAACCGTAATTTTCTTGGAGAGGTCGCCATTTGCAATCGCGGTTGCCACTTCGGCAATGTTCCGCACTTGGGCGGTTAGATTGCCGGCCATTGAGTTCACGTTGTCGGTTAAGTCTTTCCAGGTGCCGGCAACCCCTCGCACTTCCGCTTGCACACCCAATTTCCCCTCAGTTCCCACCTCTCGCGCCACCCGTGTTACTTCTGAGGCGAAGGAGTTGAGCTGATCCACCATGATGTTTATGGTGTTTTTCAGCTCTAAAATTTCCCCTTTAACGTCAACCGTAATTTTCTTCGAGAGATCCCCGTTCGCTACAGCCGTCGTCACTTCCGCAATATTCCGCACTTGGGCGGTTAATGAGCCGGCCATGAAATTAACGCTATCCGTTAAATCTTTCCAGGTGCCGGCAACCCCCTTAACATCTGCTTGACCGCCTAATTTCCCTTCCGAACCCACCTCTCGCGCCACCCGCGTGACTTCTGAGGCGAAGGAGTTGAGCTGATCGACCATGATGTTGATGGTGTTTTTCAGCTCTAAAATTTCACCTTTTACGTCAACCGTAATTTTCTTGGAAAGGTCTCCGTTCGCTACAGCCGTCGTCACCTCTGCAATATTCCGCACTTGGGCGGTTAGATTGCCGGCCATTGAGTTAACGCTATCCGTTAAGTCTTTCCAGGTGCCGGCAACCCCTCGCACTTCCGCTTGTACGCCTAATTTGCCTTCGGTTCCCACCTCTCGCGCCACCCGCGTGACTTCTGAGGCAAAGGAGTTGAGCTGATCCACCATGATGTTGATGGTGTTTTTCAGCTCTAAAATTTCACCTCTAACGTCAACGGTGATTTTCTTGGAAAGGTCGCCATTAGCTACAGCTGTCGTGACTTCGGCAATATTCCGCACTTGGGCGGTTAATGAGCCGGCCATGAAATTTACGCTATCTGTTAAATCTTTCCAGGTGCCGGCAACGCCTCGAACTTCCGCTTGTACACCTAATTTCCCTTCCGAACCGACTTCTCGCGCCACCCGTGTCACTTCTGAGGCAAAGGAGTTGAGCTGATCCACCATGATGTTGACGGTATTTTTCAGCTCTAAAATTTCACCTTTTACGTCAACCGTAATTTTCTTAGACAAATCCCCATTAGCTACAGCCGTCGTCACTTCCGCGATGTTCCGAACTTGGGCGGTTAAGTTACCGGCCATTGAGTTAACGCTATCTGTTAAATCTTTCCAGGTGCCGGCGACTCCGCGCACATCTGCCTGCACACCTAATTTGCCTTCGGTTCCGACTTCTCTCGCTACCCGTGTTACTTCTGAGGCAAAAGAGTTGAGCTGATCCACCATGATGTTGATCGTGTTTTTCAGCTCTAAAATTTCGCCTTTTACATCTACGGTAATTTTCTTAGAAAGGTCGCCGTTTGCAACTGCTGTCGTGACTTCCGCAATATTCCGAACTTGGGCGGTTAAGTTACCGGCCATTGAATTAACGCTATCCGTTAAATCTTTCCAGGTGCCGGCGACGCCTTGAACTTCGGCTTGCACGCCTAATTTCCCTTCCGAACCGACTTCTCGCGCCACCCGTGTTACTTCTGAGGCGAAGGAACTCAGTTGATCAACCATTGTGTTGACAATTTTGGCGGTTTGAAGGAATTCTCCTTTTAGGGGTCGGCCTTCTATTTCGGGTGCGATCTTTTGCGATAAATCACCATTTGCAACCGCCCGAATGACTCTGGCAGTTTCGGCTGTGGGCTGGACTAAATCTGTGATGAGGGTATTGACAGAATTAACGCTTGCTGTCCAAGAACCGCCGGCGTTTCCTAGTGATGCCCGCTGGGTAATTTTACCTTCTTTCCCAACAACGGTGCCAATCCGCTCTAATTCAGCGGCCATCCTTTCATTGAGTTCGATGATATCGTTGAGCGTATCCG is a genomic window of Microcoleus sp. FACHB-672 containing:
- a CDS encoding HAMP domain-containing protein — protein: MSSNQAVQDRTDDLDEKQLLRILAAVKKGDFSVRMPLDQTGTAGKIADTLNDIIELNERMAAELERIGTVVGKEGKITQRASLGNAGGSWTASVNSVNTLITDLVQPTAETARVIRAVANGDLSQKIAPEIEGRPLKGEFLQTAKIVNTMVDQLSSFASEVTRVAREVGSEGKLGVQAEVQGVAGTWKDLTDSVNSMAGNLTAQVRNIAEVTTAVANGDLSKKITVDVKGEILELKNTINIMVDQLNSFASEVTRVAREVGTEGKLGVQADVRGVAGTWKDLTDSVNSMAGNLTAQVRNIAEVTTAVANGDLSKKITVDVKGEILELKNTVNIMVDQLNSFASEVTRVAREVGSEGKLGVQAEVRGVAGTWKDLTDSVNFMAGSLTAQVRNIAEVTTAVANGDLSKKITVDVRGEILELKNTINIMVDQLNSFASEVTRVAREVGTEGKLGVQAEVRGVAGTWKDLTDSVNSMAGNLTAQVRNIAEVTTAVANGDLSKKITVDVKGEILELKNTINIMVDQLNSFASEVTRVAREVGSEGKLGGQADVKGVAGTWKDLTDSVNFMAGSLTAQVRNIAEVTTAVANGDLSKKITVDVKGEILELKNTINIMVDQLNSFASEVTRVAREVGTEGKLGVQAEVRGVAGTWKDLTDNVNSMAGNLTAQVRNIAEVATAIANGDLSKKITVDVKGEILELKNTINVMVDQLSSFASEVTRVAREVGTEGKLGVQAEVRGVAGTWKDLTDNVNSMAGNLTAQVRNIAEVATAIANGDLSKKITVQVKGEILELKNTINVMVDQLSSFASEVTRVAREVGSEGKLGGQADVRGVAGTWKDLTDSVNFMAGSLTAQVRNIAAVTTAVANGDLSKKITVDVKGEILELKNTVNVMVDQLNSFASEVTRVAREVGTEGKLGVQAEVRGVAGTWKDLTDSVNSMAGNLTAQVRNIAEVTTAVANGDLSKKITVDVKGEILELKNTINIMVDQLSSFASEVTRVAREVGTEGKLGVQAYVKGVAGTWKDLTDNVNSMAGNLTAQVRNIAEVTKAVANGDLSKKITVDVKGEILDLKNTINVMVDQLSSFASEVTRVAREVGSEGKLGGQADVKGVAGTWKDLTDNVNSMAGNLTAQVRGIARVVTAVANGDLKRKLMLEAKGEIETLADTINEMIDTLATFADQVTTVAREVGIEGKLGGQAKVPGAAGTWRALTDNVNELAANLTTQIRTIAEIATAVTKGDLTRTINVQAEGEVAVLKDNINQMIANLRETTQKNTEQDWLKTNLAKFTRMLQGQRDLETVSKLILSELAPLVSAQHGVFYLMEAGITHQPFLKLLSTYAYRERKHLANQFHLGEGLVGQCALERERILLTEVPNDYIKISSGLGESTPLNAVVLPVLFEGQVTAVIELASFRRFSEIHLTFFDQLTESIAIVLNTIAASMRTEELLKQSTALAEELQTQQKELTETNKRLEQQAQSLKASEELLKNQQEQLQQTNEELEEKARLLSDQNREVERKNGEIEQARQSVEEKAEQLALTSKYKSEFLANMSHELRTPLNSLLILARLLSDNADGNLSPKQVEYTRTIHSAGTDLLGLINDILDLAKIESGTMSVEIDPLLFTDLSNQMERTFRQVAQDKGLSFSLVFDEKLPRAIYTDSKRLQQVLKNLLSNAFKFTDSGEVRLRVEQAIQGWSPEQETLNRAQTVVAFAVMDTGIGIAPEKQKVIFEAFQQADGTTSRKYGGTGLGLSISREIARLLGGEIVLVSSLGHGSTFTLYLPQTYMPPVNPPKPEDLHYLSLERRDSDGGRSSNLAQFRQWNPDKRKEEAPLLRAPSKENSTSNGAPDSESLQGFNNDPSSFAISQQLSDDRDNIQPGDQMLLIVEDDMNFARILLDLARQVGFKGLVALRSESGLTMAQELQPHAIMLDIRLPGMDGWTVLDRLKHNPATRHIPVHILTVEAARQRGLKMGALAYLQKPVSSEALVEGLVNIKRFVERPVKNLLVVVVNENQRQNIVELIGNSDVVTTVAGTGEEALSALKVGTDDAVGRPYDCVVIDLDLPDMNGLELIEQITQELTAGSGAGVPLPIIVYTEKTLTEQQALELKRISESIIIKVLSSPESLFNETALFLHRVQENLPEPKRQMIEKLYQIDPLLVGKKVLIVDDDVRNIFALTSMLERHQMHVLNAESGADGISKLQTIPDIDVVLMDVMMPTMDGYEAMRHIRQISKFRSLPMIALTAKAMKGDREKSLEAGASDYITKPVDTEQLLSLLRVWLYQ